A stretch of DNA from Aurantiacibacter atlanticus:
TGCTGATCGAACTTGGCCGCGAACTGGAAGAGATGCCGGATGCGCTGAAGACAGACGCCACGCTGGTGCGCGGCTGTTCGGCGCAAGTGTGGGTTTATCCCACTGGCGACGCGTCAAAACTGCACTTCATGGCGGATAGCAATGCGGCGATCACCAAGGGCATCGTCGCGCTGGTCATCTCCGCTGTGCAAGACAAACCTGCCGCCGAGGTAGCGCAGATGGATGTTGCAGCTGCCCTCGCCCCGTTCGATCTCAGGAACCAGCTCAGTTCCAATCGCACACAGGGTGTGCCCAATATGATTGCGCTGGTGCGCGAACATGCGACGCGGATAGCCGAAGACTGACGATCATCGCCGCTGCGCGAAGCTGCCGCTGCGGAACGATGCGCCATACAGCCCGTTAACTGAACAAATGACGGGCAGGCGTAACGTTTGAAAAGGACAGCATAAAATGGCAATTATCGTACTCATCCTCACCATTCTTATTCCGCCATTGGGCGTTGCTGCAAAGCACGGCCTTGGCAAGACGACGATGATCAATCTGGTGCTGACTTTGCTGGGCTTTATCCCAGGCCTGATCCACGGTCTTTACGTGAATTACGCCCGCTAATCCGGGTCATTCCCAATCAAGTATATGAAACGCGTGTCAGCGATGCACTTCGGTCGCTGCCACGCGCTTCTCTTGTGCCAAGGGGCGTGATCGGCGGGTCATTTCGAAACTGCCATTCATGTCGAGCAGGCTCCACATGCCGGTGATGTGTTCACAGTCCTGAGACAATTTGCCGACGTAATCGACGGGGTTTTCATAGCCCATGCTGGCGGAGCGATAAGTCTTGGTGAAGTCCACAGACGAACCTCCCACAATACCCATGATCGTCGCTTCTGCCTTCATGCCCCCCAGATAGAGATCGGGTTCGAGAATTGTGCCGGTGAAGCTGCCGCCGCGCTGAACAATAGCGGCAATGAAGGGCGTCACCGGACCATCACCGGCTGGATAGGCAAATTGCCCGTCCCATTCTCCCGATATATCACCCGGCGATTGCGGCATGTCCGCGCGGCTCAGGCCCCGGCACTCTCGCGTACGATCGCAATACCGGCCTCCTTCTGGCGCCGCAGTTCTGCCTTCAGTCGCACAGGGTCAGCGGCCAAAATGAAGCCAAAGCTCACCCCGCCTTCCTTGCCAATGGTCGCATGATGCAGCTTGTGCGCCTGAACCAGCCGCTTGGCATAGCCCCGCTTGGGGACCCAGCGAAAATAGCGTTGATGGACCAGCCCATCATGCACAAGCGTGTAGATGATGCCATATGCAAGGATACCCAAACCGATCCATGTTGCCGGAGCCCACGCGGCATCGCCAAGTACCAGAGGGCTGCCAAGTGCGAACATTGAAATGCTCATGGCTGCGCCAACAAGCCCATAAAGATCGTTCTTCTCCAGCACATTATTATGCGGTTCGTGATGGTCACGATGCCATTCCCAGCCAAAGCCATGCATAATGTATCTGTGGCTCGACCATGCGACGAATTCCATCGCCAGTACGGTTGCCAGCACGATCAGAATGGGCAGCAAAATTTCCATGATGGCAATATACGCCCGCGATGCGTCAGACGCAAAGCGCGACTATTCGCCAGTGGTGGGCTGGTTCTTCGGCGGCAGGCCGAAATAGCTTTCCGCCACATCGCGATTGATGCGCGAAGGGCGCAGCGTTTCGCTATCGATGCAGCACCACATGCTTTGCACTTCGGCCAGCACATCTTCTCCGCGTTTTATAACGGTGTTGTAAAAACTGCGGGCGCCGGCAATCTTTTCCAGCACGGTTTCAGCGATGACATCGTCTTCAAGGAATGCGGGGCGGCGATAGGTGATTTCATGCTTGAGAGCGACCCATGCCTTGCTCGCCACCTCTTCTGCGGGCGCGAGTTTTTGCCAATGCTGAAACACCACGTCCTGCACCCAGCTCAGATAACGGGCATTGTTTACATGGCCCATGAAATCGATATCTTCAGGCAGGATACGAATGGGAATCGCGAAGCTTTTCGTTGGCATAGCAGTAAGCTAGGGGTCGCAGATTAACATTCCAAGTCGGTCTCCCCCGCTTGGGAAAATAAACCCTGTCAGCATTGCGAAAGCTATGTCGCGACTTGCGACACAATCTTACCATTGCTGACGGACAGATCGCATATTTATCGGCATATATCGTTCATCGGCACAGGCAGAAACCTGAATGCCGCAGCCAAGAAAAGGATTGATGCCATGAATAAGATGCTTATTGCCGCCCCGCTTGCACTTGCGGCAACTGCGCTATTTACTGTTCCGGCCAGTGCCGCGGCCGCCAATGGTGGCCAGATCCGCGCCGAGATCCAGCAGCTTGACCGGCAGATTGAACGTAGCCGTGGCCTGTCCCGCCTCGAGGAAGCGCGACTCAATAGCCAGGTCACGCGGCTCCAGTCGCTATACCGCAGCTATGCCCGCGGCGGCTTCACCCGCACCGAGCTGCGCCAGCTCGATCGCCAAGTGACCAGCGTGCGT
This window harbors:
- a CDS encoding sterol desaturase family protein; translated protein: MEILLPILIVLATVLAMEFVAWSSHRYIMHGFGWEWHRDHHEPHNNVLEKNDLYGLVGAAMSISMFALGSPLVLGDAAWAPATWIGLGILAYGIIYTLVHDGLVHQRYFRWVPKRGYAKRLVQAHKLHHATIGKEGGVSFGFILAADPVRLKAELRRQKEAGIAIVRESAGA
- a CDS encoding YqaE/Pmp3 family membrane protein; this translates as MAIIVLILTILIPPLGVAAKHGLGKTTMINLVLTLLGFIPGLIHGLYVNYAR
- a CDS encoding acyl-CoA thioesterase translates to MPTKSFAIPIRILPEDIDFMGHVNNARYLSWVQDVVFQHWQKLAPAEEVASKAWVALKHEITYRRPAFLEDDVIAETVLEKIAGARSFYNTVIKRGEDVLAEVQSMWCCIDSETLRPSRINRDVAESYFGLPPKNQPTTGE
- a CDS encoding SufE family protein, encoding MRTLADIHEEYDFLEGDERYRLLIELGRELEEMPDALKTDATLVRGCSAQVWVYPTGDASKLHFMADSNAAITKGIVALVISAVQDKPAAEVAQMDVAAALAPFDLRNQLSSNRTQGVPNMIALVREHATRIAED